A region of the Primulina eburnea isolate SZY01 chromosome 7, ASM2296580v1, whole genome shotgun sequence genome:
AAACACATTAGGAAAATCTCTGACAACTGGGACTTCTGCTACTATCTGACTGGTAGTAACGGGAGCTGAAATAATGCTCGCGAAGAACGCTTGGCACCCCTTATGCATAAGCTTCCTCGCCTGAAGACATGATATAATCTGAGGTGTGTTGTTGCGTCCACTGGGCTCGAATACAAACTTCTGCTCGCTCAAGGGTCTGACCCTCACTGATTTTTGTTGTAAGTCGATCGTTACTCCATTCTTTGACAACCAATTCATTCCCATAATGATGTCAAACTCGGTCATCTGCAGTACAATAAGTTCGGCAAAGACTGTGTGGCCCTGAAGATCGAGACTCAAGTCTCTGACCACGCTAGAAGTAGGCAGTTCCTCCCCAAATGGAATGGTCAAAGAATAAATCTCATCTAGTTTATTGTACTTGACTCCCAAATAACTCACAAATCCGTCTGATATAAATGAATGAGTAGCCCCAGAATCTAACAGAGCATTTGTGGCTACTCCCACTATATATATGCTCCTTGAGATAATATTAACATACGCTCAACTCAAAAATTCTCAAAAAATACTAATCTCAAGCACAGGCTGAATCCACTATCCTAAAGTTCTcatataaatttcgaaaatatccTACTAATATTCCCAAAATTTTGAACCATGCATAATAAATACCAATAAATAATACGGTGctgaataaattattttacttGTCAAGGGTGTAGTGTCTAGGTCTGCATCCTCGACATGCTTCACAAAGACTCGGCCCTGAGTCGGGTGCTTCCACTGTGAGCAATTCTTTAGCATATATGTGGTCAGTGGATCCACACTC
Encoded here:
- the LOC140835871 gene encoding uncharacterized protein, with the translated sequence MQPQKKAAQKPTENPVCPKRNRKREGECLWASSKCFECGSTDHIYAKELLTVEAPDSGPSLCEACRGCRPRHYTLDKSIYIVGVATNALLDSGATHSFISDGFVSYLGVKYNKLDEIYSLTIPFGEELPTSSVVRDLSLDLQGHTVFAELIVLQMTEFDIIMGMNWLSKNGVTIDLQQKSVRVRPLSEQKFVFEPSGRNNTPQIISCLQARKLMHKGCQAFFASIISAPVTTSQIVAEVPVVRDFPNVFPKDVVVIPPEQEVEFSVDHMSGTVPISKEPYRSVRTEMKELK